The following proteins are encoded in a genomic region of Flammeovirga pectinis:
- a CDS encoding phytoene desaturase family protein has protein sequence MASIGVIGSGFTGLCAAITLADKGHDVHVYEKNEMAGGRARIWQTEGFTFDLGPSWYWMPDVFENFFGKFGKKVSDYYDLTRLDPSYRIYWSANDYTDIPAQLDKLGDLFESWETGAREKLFDFIDEAEIKYRIGMDDFVHRPSYSFMDFAEWQVIKNVPRLHLISDFASYVRKYFQHEKILKILEFPVLFLGDVAKRTPALYSLMNYADLKLGTWYPKGGMAEVVGGFEKLALEKGVVFHFNSPVSKVNCEGKKMVSVEVNGETIQHDEWVASCDYHHFEQKLLPKAYRNYDEKYWGSRKMAPSCLLYYIGLDTKIPNIHHHNLYFDTPFDAHAEEIYDNPAWPKDPLFYICAPSVSDDLIAPKGAENLMLLIPVAPGMEDTEEVREKYFNILVDRIEKSTGVDISKHLVVKRTFAHNDFVSEYNAFKGNAYGLSNVLKQTAFLKPSIRIKKLDNVLMAGQLTVPGPGVPPSIISGELVAREILKKKLSLTPQINA, from the coding sequence ATGGCTTCAATAGGAGTAATAGGATCTGGCTTCACAGGATTGTGTGCAGCAATAACTTTAGCAGACAAAGGACATGATGTTCATGTTTACGAAAAAAACGAAATGGCAGGAGGCCGTGCGAGAATATGGCAAACAGAAGGCTTTACTTTTGATTTAGGTCCATCTTGGTATTGGATGCCGGATGTATTTGAAAATTTCTTTGGTAAATTTGGTAAAAAAGTAAGTGATTATTACGACTTAACACGTTTAGATCCATCTTATAGAATTTATTGGTCAGCAAATGATTATACAGATATCCCTGCACAGTTAGATAAACTAGGTGATTTATTTGAATCATGGGAAACGGGAGCAAGAGAGAAATTATTTGATTTTATTGATGAGGCAGAAATCAAATACAGAATAGGTATGGATGACTTTGTACATAGGCCATCTTATTCTTTTATGGATTTTGCTGAATGGCAAGTCATTAAAAATGTCCCTCGTTTACATTTAATCTCAGATTTTGCATCTTATGTACGTAAGTATTTTCAACACGAAAAGATCCTAAAAATATTAGAATTTCCTGTTTTGTTTTTAGGCGATGTAGCTAAAAGAACACCTGCCTTATATAGTTTAATGAACTATGCAGATTTAAAATTAGGGACATGGTATCCTAAAGGAGGAATGGCAGAAGTAGTAGGAGGTTTTGAGAAGTTAGCTTTAGAAAAAGGAGTCGTTTTTCACTTCAATTCGCCAGTAAGTAAAGTGAATTGCGAGGGTAAGAAAATGGTTTCAGTAGAAGTTAATGGCGAAACTATTCAGCACGACGAATGGGTAGCTTCTTGTGACTACCACCATTTTGAACAGAAATTACTTCCAAAAGCCTATCGCAATTACGATGAAAAATATTGGGGGAGTCGTAAAATGGCACCGTCATGTTTATTGTATTACATTGGTTTAGATACTAAGATTCCAAACATACATCATCATAATTTGTATTTTGATACCCCTTTTGATGCACATGCAGAAGAAATTTATGATAACCCAGCATGGCCTAAAGATCCATTGTTTTATATCTGTGCTCCATCTGTGTCAGACGATTTAATTGCACCTAAAGGAGCAGAAAACTTAATGCTTTTAATACCTGTTGCACCAGGAATGGAAGACACAGAAGAGGTTAGAGAAAAATATTTTAATATATTAGTAGATAGAATTGAAAAATCTACCGGAGTTGATATATCAAAACACCTTGTTGTGAAACGAACTTTTGCTCACAATGATTTTGTTTCAGAATATAATGCCTTTAAAGGGAATGCTTACGGACTTTCTAATGTTCTAAAGCAAACGGCCTTCTTGAAGCCGTCAATAAGAATCAAGAAACTCGATAATGTACTTATGGCAGGGCAGTTAACTGTACCAGGTCCAGGAGTACCACCATCAATTATCTCTGGTGAATTAGTTGCTAGAGAAATCTTAAAAAAGAAATTATCCTTAACACCTCAGATTAACGCTTAA
- a CDS encoding phytoene/squalene synthase family protein, whose product MKKIYDDLSYDLSRIITKKYTTSFAIGIRFLAPQLRNPIYAIYGFVRVADEIVDSFHGFNKEELLDEFENDCYKAIDTGISTNPVLQCYQEVVNKYGIERELITLFIKSMRMDLNKKEYSEQEYKDYILGSAEVVGLMCLRVFLEGNEKEYQRLKPSAMALGSAFQKINFLRDLKADVRDLGRVYFPNIDISVFNDEVKKELEADIQEDFDAGFEGIKQLPKKARFGVYLAYIYYTRLFNKVKKTPANVILKERLRIPDPKKYALFFQSYVRHQVNIL is encoded by the coding sequence ATGAAAAAAATATATGATGATTTATCATATGATTTGTCTCGGATCATAACTAAAAAATACACTACATCATTCGCAATTGGTATTCGCTTTTTAGCTCCTCAACTAAGAAATCCTATTTATGCAATTTATGGTTTTGTCAGAGTAGCTGATGAAATTGTTGATTCCTTCCATGGTTTCAACAAAGAAGAATTACTCGATGAATTTGAAAACGATTGTTACAAAGCAATCGATACGGGTATTAGTACGAACCCAGTTTTACAATGTTATCAAGAAGTTGTAAACAAGTACGGAATAGAAAGAGAACTTATTACTCTTTTTATTAAAAGTATGCGTATGGACTTAAATAAAAAGGAGTACTCTGAACAAGAATATAAAGACTACATTTTAGGTTCAGCAGAAGTTGTAGGCCTAATGTGCTTACGTGTATTTTTAGAAGGAAATGAAAAAGAATACCAAAGATTAAAGCCGTCTGCAATGGCTTTAGGTTCTGCTTTCCAAAAAATAAATTTTTTAAGAGATTTAAAAGCTGATGTACGTGATTTAGGAAGAGTTTATTTCCCTAATATCGATATTTCTGTTTTTAATGATGAAGTTAAAAAAGAATTAGAAGCGGATATTCAAGAAGATTTTGATGCAGGTTTTGAAGGCATTAAACAACTGCCTAAAAAAGCTCGTTTTGGGGTTTACTTAGCTTATATCTACTATACGCGTTTATTTAATAAAGTGAAGAAAACGCCAGCCAATGTAATTCTTAAAGAACGTTTAAGAATTCCTGATCCTAAAAAATATGCTTTATTCTTCCAATCTTATGTTCGTCATCAAGTAAATATTTTATAA
- the idi gene encoding isopentenyl-diphosphate Delta-isomerase: protein MEEVILVDKQDNPIGKMEKLQAHVEGLLHRAFSIFIFNENGDLLLQQRALSKYHSGGLWTNSCCSHPRVNETLSFATERRLQEELGFTTQVIEIDSILYKAAFGNGLTEHEFDYIFIGEYNGLVDFNPEEVEQVKFISRKDLDQWLIDQPSDFTAWFPLCWEKVKNELDKNSRAIA from the coding sequence ATGGAGGAGGTAATATTAGTAGACAAACAAGATAATCCAATAGGGAAAATGGAGAAACTTCAAGCACACGTTGAAGGTCTTCTCCACAGAGCATTTTCTATTTTTATTTTTAACGAAAATGGAGATTTATTATTGCAACAAAGGGCGTTGTCTAAATACCATTCAGGTGGTTTATGGACAAACTCATGCTGTAGCCACCCTAGAGTAAATGAAACTTTAAGCTTTGCTACAGAAAGAAGGTTACAAGAAGAATTGGGGTTTACAACTCAAGTAATTGAGATAGATTCAATTTTGTATAAAGCGGCTTTTGGAAACGGTTTAACTGAACATGAATTCGATTATATTTTTATAGGTGAATACAATGGATTAGTGGATTTTAATCCGGAAGAAGTAGAGCAAGTGAAATTTATATCAAGAAAAGATTTAGACCAATGGTTAATAGATCAACCTTCTGATTTTACGGCTTGGTTTCCTTTGTGTTGGGAAAAAGTAAAAAACGAATTAGATAAAAATAGCCGTGCTATAGCATAA
- the crtD gene encoding 1-hydroxycarotenoid 3,4-desaturase CrtD encodes MKKAVVIGAGIGGIAAALRVNKLGYKVTVLEGTSILGGKLRQFKTDNGFTFDQGPSLFTLPHLVTELFQLYNKEPKEYFDYTENEIATKYFFSDTTEFTGWSDPTKFGLAVKELWGVDIHKVLNQIIDDYKKTAPIFLESALTNLSDLLNKDVMKALPVLTRLGIFESLNKFNEKHFKHEQLVQLFNRYATYNGSNPYQTPSIMRVISALEHSDGVFFPKDGMRSIATSLIRLAEEQGVTFLTDQKVKSIKTLKNKIVSVATNNADFSADLFVSNADVNFFLPNVVEEKVHVPKTKELSSSALVFYWGINHSFSQLDLHNIFFSDDYKEEFRQLFEEFKIPDDPTIYVHISSKMNHNDAPIGGENWFVMINVPAAPELFTKELIKKIEEKIISKLSKSLSIDLKSKISYSSHWTPKTIEQDTMSWKGALYGLNSNKLTHALYRQRNKSSKYKNLYFVGGSVHPGGGIPLCLNSAKIVSSLVAKT; translated from the coding sequence ATGAAAAAAGCAGTTGTTATAGGTGCCGGAATTGGAGGAATTGCCGCAGCATTAAGAGTAAATAAATTAGGTTACAAAGTAACAGTTCTTGAAGGTACCTCAATATTAGGAGGTAAATTACGTCAGTTTAAAACGGATAACGGATTTACTTTTGATCAAGGACCTTCATTATTTACATTACCTCATTTGGTTACAGAACTATTTCAACTGTACAACAAAGAACCTAAAGAATATTTTGATTATACCGAAAATGAGATAGCAACTAAATATTTCTTTTCAGATACTACTGAGTTTACGGGTTGGAGTGATCCAACTAAATTTGGATTAGCTGTAAAAGAACTTTGGGGAGTTGATATCCACAAGGTATTAAATCAGATTATTGACGATTATAAAAAAACGGCTCCTATTTTCTTAGAAAGTGCTCTAACTAACCTTTCAGATCTTTTAAATAAAGATGTAATGAAAGCTTTACCGGTACTGACTAGATTAGGAATATTTGAATCGCTAAATAAGTTTAATGAAAAGCATTTTAAACACGAGCAGCTTGTTCAACTGTTTAATAGATATGCTACTTATAATGGTTCAAATCCTTATCAGACTCCCTCAATAATGCGTGTAATTAGTGCACTAGAACATTCTGATGGCGTTTTTTTTCCTAAAGACGGAATGAGAAGTATAGCTACATCTTTAATTCGTTTAGCAGAAGAGCAAGGAGTGACTTTCTTGACTGATCAAAAGGTGAAAAGTATAAAAACACTAAAAAATAAAATTGTAAGTGTAGCAACAAATAATGCAGACTTTTCTGCAGACTTATTTGTTTCTAATGCAGATGTTAATTTCTTTTTGCCAAATGTGGTAGAAGAAAAAGTTCATGTTCCTAAAACCAAGGAATTATCATCTTCTGCATTGGTATTTTATTGGGGTATAAATCATTCTTTCTCTCAATTAGATTTGCATAATATCTTCTTTTCTGACGATTATAAAGAGGAGTTTAGACAATTATTTGAGGAGTTTAAAATACCAGATGACCCTACAATTTATGTACATATTAGTAGTAAGATGAATCATAATGATGCTCCAATAGGAGGTGAGAATTGGTTTGTTATGATTAATGTTCCTGCAGCTCCAGAACTATTTACGAAGGAGTTAATCAAGAAGATTGAAGAAAAAATTATTAGTAAACTTTCTAAATCATTATCAATTGATTTAAAAAGTAAGATAAGCTATTCTTCTCATTGGACGCCTAAAACTATCGAACAAGATACGATGAGTTGGAAAGGTGCTTTATATGGTCTGAATAGTAATAAATTAACGCATGCACTGTATAGACAGAGAAATAAATCATCAAAATATAAAAATCTTTATTTTGTAGGAGGCAGTGTTCATCCTGGTGGTGGAATACCTCTATGTTTAAATAGTGCAAAAATTGTATCATCATTAGTAGCAAAGACTTAA
- a CDS encoding carotenoid biosynthesis protein, with product MQVREFQKEIELTNLQITKILLSVFYTVGGIVAFTPYNQLLLPFSPFLLFTSFLCLFYFEEVKSKGVIGWFIFVYISSFLIEWYGVHTGILFGDYVYLNNLGLKLDGVPLVIPINWLVLAVAGSELINKYVSKWNKIISSFTGGGVVVILDVFIEMVCEPLGFWKWSQGMPPMINYISWWVFMSIFIYIRIKFFPSRNPLSIYLYLTFFGYFILQVIANF from the coding sequence ATGCAGGTACGCGAATTTCAAAAAGAAATTGAACTAACAAATCTTCAAATAACAAAAATACTATTATCAGTATTTTATACTGTAGGTGGTATAGTTGCTTTTACACCTTACAATCAACTTCTACTTCCTTTCTCACCATTTTTATTATTTACCTCTTTTTTATGTCTTTTTTATTTTGAAGAGGTGAAAAGTAAAGGTGTTATTGGGTGGTTTATTTTTGTGTATATATCAAGTTTTTTAATAGAATGGTATGGTGTTCATACAGGTATTTTATTCGGAGACTACGTTTACTTAAATAATTTAGGATTGAAATTAGATGGAGTACCCTTAGTTATTCCCATCAATTGGCTAGTATTAGCTGTTGCAGGTAGTGAATTGATAAATAAATATGTTTCTAAATGGAATAAAATAATTTCGAGTTTTACAGGCGGAGGGGTTGTCGTAATTCTTGATGTATTTATAGAGATGGTTTGCGAACCTTTAGGTTTTTGGAAATGGTCTCAAGGCATGCCTCCAATGATTAATTATATTAGTTGGTGGGTATTTATGAGTATTTTCATTTATATTCGAATAAAGTTTTTCCCTTCAAGGAATCCACTGTCGATTTATTTATATCTAACATTCTTTGGCTACTTTATTTTACAAGTAATCGCAAATTTTTAA
- a CDS encoding sterol desaturase family protein, which yields MAMLLDILIVLSTFLVMEMVAWAAHKYVMHGFLWYLHEDHHGPHENFFEKNDLFFLIFAIPSWLGIMLGMIYNQYTFVWIGAGIALYGLCYFLMHDVLIHRRFKWFDNTNNRYFRAIRKAHKVHHKKMTKEDGACFGMLIIPMKYWIEAKGKKVTQKHNNAGTV from the coding sequence ATGGCAATGCTTCTAGATATTCTAATTGTTCTATCAACCTTCTTAGTAATGGAAATGGTTGCATGGGCAGCTCATAAATATGTAATGCATGGTTTTTTATGGTATTTACATGAAGATCATCATGGACCTCACGAAAATTTCTTTGAAAAGAACGACCTGTTTTTTCTAATTTTTGCTATTCCATCTTGGTTGGGAATTATGTTAGGAATGATTTATAATCAGTATACTTTTGTGTGGATTGGTGCTGGTATCGCCTTGTACGGATTGTGTTATTTCTTAATGCATGATGTGTTGATTCATAGAAGATTTAAATGGTTTGATAATACAAATAACCGTTACTTTAGAGCGATTAGAAAAGCACACAAAGTGCATCATAAAAAGATGACAAAAGAAGACGGTGCTTGTTTTGGAATGCTAATAATTCCAATGAAATATTGGATAGAAGCGAAAGGAAAAAAAGTAACTCAAAAACACAATAATGCCGGAACAGTTTAA
- a CDS encoding lycopene cyclase domain-containing protein yields the protein MPEQFNLYLYLNIIAILGPFVLSFDKKVAFYKHWPKLLPALFFLWAIYIPWDVFFTFMLYWGFNPDYLVKIEFLHLPLEEWLFFLIIPYCFLFIYEVVLAYFPSTKQKSFLPAYFFIGVAISQAYHGGMYSYFNLAVLLLALLVTFNQLNNAFWWTYVLTLIPFLLFNGILTGAITEEPVVWYNSGEFSDVRIGTIPSEDFIYLLGMLLLCIKGWNLKFKSTT from the coding sequence ATGCCGGAACAGTTTAATTTATATTTGTACCTAAACATAATTGCTATTTTAGGTCCTTTTGTTCTTAGCTTTGATAAGAAAGTAGCTTTTTATAAGCATTGGCCTAAATTACTTCCTGCATTATTCTTTCTGTGGGCAATTTATATTCCATGGGATGTTTTTTTTACATTCATGTTATACTGGGGCTTTAACCCAGATTATCTTGTTAAAATAGAATTTCTTCATCTACCTCTTGAGGAGTGGTTATTCTTCTTGATAATACCTTACTGCTTTCTTTTTATCTATGAAGTAGTTTTAGCTTATTTTCCATCTACAAAGCAAAAATCATTCTTGCCAGCATATTTTTTTATAGGGGTTGCAATAAGCCAAGCCTACCACGGAGGTATGTATTCGTACTTTAATTTAGCAGTTTTGCTTCTTGCTTTATTGGTTACTTTTAATCAACTAAACAATGCATTTTGGTGGACTTATGTACTCACTTTAATTCCATTTTTGTTATTTAACGGGATTCTAACTGGTGCAATTACAGAAGAACCTGTTGTTTGGTACAATAGCGGAGAATTTAGTGATGTTCGAATAGGTACTATTCCATCAGAAGATTTTATTTATCTTTTAGGTATGCTTCTTTTGTGTATTAAAGGGTGGAACCTTAAGTTTAAATCAACTACCTAA
- a CDS encoding TRAP transporter large permease — protein sequence MILLLLFLCLFAALLLGYPVAFTLAGVSLIFGFYTFGLDLFYLLPLRIFGTMSNQILIAVPLFVYMGVMLEKSGIASRLLNTMAILLGKVKGGLAISVALVGAMLAASTGIVGATVVTMGLMSLPSMLKRGYTPEYATGIIAASGTLGQIIPPSIVLILMGSVMNISIGELFIAAVVPGVLLVICYIFYVYIYAVIYPDDVPPIPEEEIAAFKKELTPSLLIKTFVLPFLLILSVLGSIFLGIASPTEAAGVGAMAATLLTALEGKLTWKAVKESAFESGNLTSMVFMILVGATAFGLVFRGLGGDDLLVELIQSADLEPYTFLALVMVGIFIAGFFIDFIEIIFIFMPVVTPIFEMYGLNTLWIAILVSLNLQTSFLTPPFGFSLFYLKGVAPKEIKTKQIYKGIVPYIGIQILLITGIIFFPEIVTWLPNFLD from the coding sequence ATGATACTACTTCTTTTATTTTTATGTCTATTTGCTGCACTCCTTTTAGGGTATCCTGTAGCATTTACATTAGCAGGTGTTTCTTTAATTTTTGGTTTTTATACTTTTGGATTAGACTTATTCTATCTGTTACCACTCCGTATTTTTGGTACAATGAGTAATCAGATATTAATTGCTGTACCTCTTTTTGTTTATATGGGAGTAATGCTAGAAAAATCTGGTATTGCAAGTAGACTTCTTAATACAATGGCTATTTTACTTGGTAAAGTTAAAGGTGGCCTTGCAATTTCTGTTGCGTTAGTTGGTGCAATGCTTGCGGCTTCTACAGGTATAGTGGGTGCAACCGTAGTTACTATGGGTTTAATGAGTTTGCCTTCTATGCTTAAAAGAGGTTACACTCCAGAATATGCTACGGGGATAATTGCAGCATCGGGAACATTAGGACAAATTATACCACCAAGTATTGTTTTAATTCTAATGGGAAGCGTAATGAACATATCAATTGGGGAGCTGTTTATTGCTGCCGTAGTTCCCGGTGTTCTCTTAGTTATTTGCTATATCTTTTATGTATATATTTATGCCGTTATTTACCCAGATGATGTACCTCCAATTCCTGAAGAAGAAATTGCTGCATTTAAAAAAGAACTAACTCCATCTCTTCTTATTAAGACTTTTGTTTTACCATTCCTTTTAATTTTATCAGTACTAGGTTCTATATTCTTAGGTATTGCTTCTCCAACTGAAGCTGCTGGTGTTGGTGCAATGGCTGCAACTTTATTAACTGCACTAGAAGGTAAACTTACTTGGAAAGCTGTAAAAGAATCTGCTTTTGAAAGTGGAAATTTAACAAGTATGGTATTTATGATACTTGTTGGTGCAACTGCTTTTGGTTTAGTATTTAGAGGATTAGGTGGAGATGATCTACTTGTTGAATTAATTCAATCTGCAGATCTTGAGCCTTATACTTTCCTTGCTTTGGTTATGGTAGGTATTTTTATTGCAGGCTTCTTTATCGATTTCATAGAAATCATCTTTATTTTCATGCCTGTTGTAACACCAATTTTCGAAATGTATGGCTTAAACACATTATGGATAGCCATATTAGTTTCACTAAATCTACAAACATCGTTTTTAACTCCTCCTTTTGGCTTCTCATTATTCTACCTAAAAGGTGTCGCACCTAAGGAAATTAAAACAAAACAGATTTATAAAGGAATAGTACCTTATATCGGAATTCAAATCTTACTTATCACTGGTATTATATTCTTCCCTGAGATTGTTACTTGGCTACCTAATTTCTTAGATTAG
- a CDS encoding TRAP transporter small permease subunit — MILSYKSINLLNKKIGHFVSYFSILLIIIVCFDVFSRYVFNYTTAAIAELEWHLFACIFLLNAGNTLRLDKHVRVDALYSNFSPKVKSAINILGFFIFLLPFCCIIIDASLPYVKNSFIIMETSTDPGGLPFRFLIKACIPISIFLLFLQGLSNCIENTLSLFNSTEKN, encoded by the coding sequence ATGATACTCTCATATAAATCTATAAATCTGTTAAATAAAAAAATTGGACATTTTGTTTCTTATTTTAGTATACTTTTAATCATAATTGTATGCTTTGATGTATTTAGCAGATATGTTTTCAATTATACAACTGCTGCAATTGCAGAACTAGAGTGGCATTTATTTGCTTGTATCTTTCTTTTAAATGCAGGAAATACACTCCGATTAGATAAACACGTTCGTGTAGATGCTCTATATTCTAACTTCTCTCCAAAGGTAAAATCAGCTATAAACATTTTAGGTTTTTTTATATTTCTATTACCTTTTTGCTGTATTATAATTGACGCGAGTTTACCTTATGTTAAAAACTCGTTTATAATTATGGAAACTTCTACCGATCCGGGTGGGTTACCTTTTCGTTTTTTAATTAAAGCATGTATTCCTATCAGTATATTTTTACTTTTTCTACAAGGACTAAGTAATTGTATTGAAAATACACTTTCACTTTTTAATTCTACAGAAAAAAACTAA
- a CDS encoding isoprenyl transferase: MNDNIDKANLPKHIAIIMDGNGRWAKGKGAKRIFGHKNAIKAVRDATEGCAELGIDFLTLYAFSTENWDRPKAEVFGLMQLLVSTIRSETKTLTKNNVKLKAIGNISMLPKDCQKELQEAIQLTQNNTGLTLVLALSYSGRWDITQATQKMCEDYKSGKIDAIEEDTIKSYLSTANMPDPELLIRTSGEQRISNFLLWEIAYTELFFTNVLWPDFRKEVLHEALHVFQGRERRYGKTSEQLS, encoded by the coding sequence ATGAATGATAATATAGATAAAGCGAATCTACCTAAACACATAGCTATTATCATGGATGGTAATGGCAGATGGGCAAAAGGTAAAGGAGCTAAACGTATATTTGGACATAAAAATGCTATCAAAGCTGTAAGAGATGCTACAGAAGGTTGTGCTGAATTAGGCATTGACTTTTTGACATTGTATGCTTTTTCTACAGAAAATTGGGATAGACCCAAAGCAGAAGTATTTGGATTGATGCAATTATTAGTGTCTACTATTCGTTCAGAAACAAAAACATTGACAAAAAACAATGTAAAGCTTAAGGCAATCGGTAATATTTCTATGTTACCAAAAGATTGTCAAAAAGAATTACAAGAAGCAATACAACTAACACAGAATAATACGGGTCTAACTTTAGTGTTGGCCTTAAGTTATAGTGGTCGATGGGATATTACTCAAGCGACTCAGAAAATGTGTGAGGATTACAAGTCTGGAAAAATAGATGCAATTGAAGAAGATACGATAAAAAGTTATTTGTCGACTGCAAATATGCCAGATCCGGAACTCCTCATTCGTACGAGTGGTGAACAACGAATTAGTAATTTCTTGTTATGGGAAATTGCTTATACTGAATTATTTTTTACTAATGTACTTTGGCCTGACTTCAGAAAGGAAGTGCTTCACGAAGCATTACATGTATTCCAAGGACGTGAGCGTCGTTATGGAAAAACAAGTGAGCAACTTTCTTAA